From a single Deltaproteobacteria bacterium genomic region:
- a CDS encoding TIGR04076 family protein → MQWIRDVYSKIVWRIIRNRSGYTDSEIDELKRTKWLIPLTDMTRSFYWFKVEMVKTNRCTVGWKEGDRLYFDFTGMLLRRKSPCLICPHAIAALSPVMYTALDRIGRGADPTQLQFDHVCCTDPGYDKKGLGNNIMRITCEKVSLWDYLMNMLPLQPFLFYRAWKARGTNPGGLA, encoded by the coding sequence ATGCAGTGGATACGTGATGTTTACTCGAAGATTGTCTGGCGGATCATCAGGAACAGGAGCGGTTACACCGATAGCGAGATTGATGAACTGAAAAGGACGAAATGGCTGATACCACTCACGGACATGACCAGAAGTTTCTACTGGTTCAAGGTGGAGATGGTCAAAACGAACCGGTGCACCGTGGGATGGAAAGAGGGTGACCGCCTCTACTTCGACTTTACGGGAATGCTGCTCAGGAGAAAAAGCCCCTGCCTGATCTGTCCCCACGCCATCGCCGCCCTGTCTCCGGTCATGTACACGGCGCTTGACAGGATCGGGCGGGGCGCCGACCCGACACAGCTCCAGTTCGATCATGTCTGCTGTACCGATCCCGGATACGACAAAAAGGGGCTCGGCAACAACATTATGAGGATCACCTGTGAGAAAGTCTCTCTCTGGGACTACCTCATGAACATGCTCCCCCTGCAGCCCTTTCTCTTTTACCGCGCCTGGAAGGCACGGGGGACGAACCCGGGAGGTCTGGCATGA
- a CDS encoding AMP-binding protein codes for MNRERVDGLFADELQTRYEKTPDTAIVTFENGDYPDETVTYADLFLNGCRLAKFLRDAGIGRGDRFSLVMRNHPEFLYAMTAASLTGAVIVSIDPRSKGGKLSYQIKDSGSKGIFLANEFTEDVEAALAELPDVKILGIFYKPGFETPFHDRYPNLNELFQGPEMPPPDDRNREAASAFQIIYTSGTTGDPKGVVVKGNRLAMFTLVAQLVWQYRQDDKLYTGLSLTHGNAQAVTLTPSLMLGIPSVISRKFTKSRIWDICRKHGCTAFSLLGGMMMGIYSEPRRDNDGDNPVRLVLSAGTPLPIWGDFEKRFNVKIHEWYGAVEGGFAHNPPGAGPIGSFGKPIEGVMEMKVVREDDSECEPGEIGELVSRTIGQKEEVVYHGKKDASEAKTRGGWLRTGDMCHRDKDGWFYFDFRKGGGLRRQGDFIQPEYIEKVLADLPEISDVCVYGIPAESGAPGESDIVAAVVPAPGFTIEPAPVFETLSSHLDNNSIPSYLQVVDEIPKTASEKNLDRVLRDEFAKDASNVYRFEEHR; via the coding sequence ATGAACAGAGAACGAGTGGATGGCTTGTTTGCAGACGAACTCCAGACACGTTATGAGAAAACCCCCGACACGGCCATTGTGACTTTCGAGAACGGCGATTACCCCGATGAAACGGTCACCTATGCTGATCTCTTTCTGAACGGCTGCCGACTGGCAAAGTTCCTCCGCGACGCCGGTATCGGCCGGGGTGACCGCTTCAGCCTGGTCATGCGCAATCATCCCGAGTTTCTCTACGCCATGACAGCGGCGTCCCTGACGGGTGCCGTTATCGTATCCATCGACCCCCGTTCCAAGGGCGGCAAGCTGAGCTACCAGATCAAGGACTCCGGCTCAAAGGGGATTTTTCTGGCCAACGAATTCACCGAGGATGTCGAGGCAGCCCTGGCGGAGCTTCCCGATGTAAAGATACTGGGGATCTTCTATAAACCGGGTTTCGAAACACCCTTTCACGACAGGTACCCAAATTTGAACGAACTGTTCCAGGGGCCCGAGATGCCACCGCCGGACGACAGGAACCGCGAGGCGGCGTCGGCGTTCCAGATCATCTATACATCGGGAACCACGGGCGACCCGAAGGGGGTGGTCGTCAAAGGGAACCGGCTGGCCATGTTCACGCTTGTCGCCCAGCTTGTCTGGCAATACCGGCAGGACGACAAACTCTATACCGGCCTTTCCCTGACTCACGGCAACGCTCAGGCAGTGACCCTCACCCCTTCGCTCATGCTCGGTATTCCCTCGGTCATCAGCCGCAAGTTCACGAAGAGCAGGATCTGGGACATCTGCCGGAAACACGGCTGCACGGCCTTCTCGCTTCTGGGCGGCATGATGATGGGCATCTACAGTGAACCACGCCGTGACAACGACGGCGACAATCCCGTGCGGCTTGTCCTCAGCGCCGGCACCCCACTGCCGATCTGGGGAGATTTCGAAAAGCGGTTCAATGTCAAGATCCACGAATGGTACGGCGCCGTGGAAGGCGGGTTCGCCCATAACCCGCCGGGAGCGGGTCCCATCGGTTCCTTTGGAAAACCGATCGAGGGGGTCATGGAGATGAAGGTCGTCCGGGAAGACGACAGTGAGTGCGAACCGGGAGAGATCGGCGAGCTGGTGTCACGGACCATCGGGCAGAAAGAAGAGGTCGTCTATCATGGAAAGAAAGACGCCTCCGAGGCAAAGACCCGCGGCGGGTGGCTGAGGACCGGTGACATGTGCCATCGCGACAAGGATGGATGGTTCTATTTCGATTTCAGGAAGGGCGGCGGCCTCCGGCGGCAGGGAGATTTTATTCAGCCGGAATACATCGAGAAGGTCCTGGCGGACCTTCCTGAAATATCCGATGTCTGCGTCTACGGCATCCCCGCTGAATCGGGAGCACCCGGTGAAAGCGATATCGTGGCGGCCGTGGTCCCCGCACCGGGTTTCACTATCGAGCCCGCACCGGTGTTCGAAACGCTCTCGTCGCACCTGGACAACAATTCGATCCCGTCATACCTTCAGGTCGTCGACGAGATTCCCAAGACGGCGTCGGAAAAGAACCTTGACCGGGTCCTGCGCGATGAATTCGCCAAGGATGCTTCAAATGTTTACCGGTTCGAAGAACACCGTTAA
- a CDS encoding carboxymuconolactone decarboxylase family protein — protein MSFEHRKRIYNTLDGFFHDLFLLGANGFAYIRNARNATVSDALREKLMVAVSGVLACKYCTWLHSEMALTHGVKSAEIQKLLSQEMGYFPEDEAVALAFAQHYSESGGCPREEAEKRLYDYYGKKKAQYILSYLQIIYFGNLAGNTVDAFLDRLKGSPAEGSDPGNEIIIFLLLAPYYLAMLPVLAYLLGRLNSRQ, from the coding sequence ATGTCGTTCGAACATCGCAAGAGAATTTACAATACCCTGGATGGTTTTTTCCATGACCTCTTCCTTCTCGGGGCAAACGGTTTCGCCTATATCAGGAATGCGCGTAACGCAACGGTCAGTGACGCCCTGAGAGAAAAACTCATGGTAGCCGTCAGCGGTGTTCTTGCCTGTAAATACTGTACCTGGCTCCACAGTGAAATGGCTCTGACCCATGGGGTGAAATCGGCGGAAATACAGAAGCTCCTGTCCCAGGAAATGGGCTATTTCCCGGAGGATGAAGCCGTTGCTCTGGCTTTCGCGCAGCACTACAGTGAATCAGGCGGGTGCCCCCGGGAAGAGGCGGAGAAGCGGCTCTACGATTACTATGGAAAGAAAAAGGCGCAATATATCCTGAGCTACCTGCAGATCATTTATTTCGGGAACCTGGCGGGGAACACCGTCGACGCCTTTCTCGACCGCTTAAAAGGATCTCCGGCTGAAGGAAGCGACCCGGGAAATGAGATCATCATTTTCCTTCTGCTTGCTCCCTATTATCTGGCCATGCTTCCCGTGCTCGCCTACCTGCTCGGCCGGCTGAACAGCAGACAGTAA
- a CDS encoding cupin domain-containing protein, translating into MDIMYDTESLAWVAHPTVENVSIKKVVTAERFGTDSPTILMVRIPVGEEVPEHVHERSEDILFILSGTATMWIDGVGEIPLQKGRVVRVPRGTKHRIFDVSDELLIYDVFSPGIM; encoded by the coding sequence ATGGACATCATGTACGACACGGAAAGCCTGGCATGGGTTGCCCATCCCACTGTTGAAAATGTTTCCATAAAAAAGGTGGTTACTGCGGAACGTTTCGGCACGGACAGTCCGACGATCCTCATGGTGAGAATTCCCGTCGGAGAGGAGGTGCCGGAACACGTCCATGAAAGAAGTGAGGACATTCTTTTCATTCTCTCCGGCACGGCGACCATGTGGATAGACGGGGTGGGGGAAATACCGTTGCAGAAGGGCAGGGTGGTACGGGTCCCACGCGGCACAAAGCACCGGATATTCGACGTTTCCGATGAACTTCTGATTTATGATGTATTTTCGCCCGGCATCATGTAA
- a CDS encoding VOC family protein, with translation MLEHIGITVNRKKDIEAFYKGVLGLKEIHTFEVAEEESEKLFGIKGGALVTLLARGNFRMEVFLTRRKQRPAYNHLCISVRDRESLIAKADALGYSMTKLARQSKESLVFLKDGSGNTFEIKSR, from the coding sequence ATGCTTGAACACATCGGCATCACCGTCAACAGGAAAAAAGATATTGAGGCATTTTACAAAGGTGTGCTGGGACTGAAGGAGATCCACACATTCGAGGTTGCCGAAGAGGAGTCGGAAAAACTGTTCGGTATAAAAGGCGGGGCGCTCGTAACGCTTCTCGCCCGCGGCAACTTTCGAATGGAGGTATTCCTGACAAGAAGGAAACAACGGCCGGCGTACAATCACCTGTGCATCTCGGTCCGTGACAGGGAGAGCCTCATCGCAAAAGCGGACGCCCTCGGCTATTCCATGACGAAGCTCGCCCGGCAATCAAAGGAAAGCCTCGTGTTCCTGAAGGACGGTTCCGGCAACACATTTGAGATAAAAAGCCGCTGA
- a CDS encoding redoxin domain-containing protein, translated as MAKVEVNTRAPEFTSIDCNGSSVSLSELTERKNVLLIFNRGFSUPFARRHLAQLRHDYQQFVQLNTEILVVGSEKAESFKNYWQKEELPFVGLPDPKHKIQKLYGQEVKPFRLGRLPAQMLVDTSGMLRYVHYGKSMADIPSNEEILALIR; from the coding sequence ATGGCAAAGGTCGAGGTAAACACACGGGCGCCGGAGTTCACGTCGATCGATTGTAACGGGAGCAGCGTATCGCTTTCAGAGCTCACCGAACGAAAGAATGTGCTGCTTATCTTCAATCGTGGATTTTCCTGACCCTTCGCCCGCAGGCATTTGGCGCAGTTGCGTCATGATTATCAGCAATTCGTGCAGTTGAACACGGAAATACTCGTAGTCGGGTCGGAAAAGGCTGAATCCTTCAAAAATTACTGGCAGAAGGAAGAGCTGCCCTTTGTCGGGCTGCCCGATCCAAAACACAAGATTCAAAAATTATACGGACAGGAGGTCAAACCGTTCAGATTGGGCAGGCTCCCCGCGCAGATGCTTGTTGATACATCCGGCATGCTTCGTTATGTGCATTACGGAAAGTCCATGGCGGACATTCCATCGAACGAGGAGATACTGGCCCTGATACGATAA
- a CDS encoding SPFH domain-containing protein: MGTDNIIFLEVLEWFDETGRELVHRIPEKGSGEIKFGAQLIARESQVAVLFYKGKSYEAFGPGRHTLTTANIPVLTKILAIPWAMTSPLRAEVYFVNMKIFPNLRWGTRDPVAFKDSELGLVRLRAHGVFNIQVIQPILFINSLVGTMGKFTTEEIEEYLKQVIVSRLNDYLGEHLDSLFNLPGRYDEISKGLQISLQEDFSHFGLALDQLYINSITPPPEVQHAIDDKSRLSVIIDLDRLVKMKAAMAMEKAAQATGEAGAGMGMGMGFMMPAMFSDAFRSQGVTKPAAETPEAHCPDCGLTVPGNARYCPHCGHQQLVFDQCAACGKNLPPNARFCPRCGQPVDRKREPLVCPHCKSENLPDSMFCNQCGEKLD, translated from the coding sequence ATGGGTACGGACAACATCATTTTCTTAGAGGTGCTGGAGTGGTTTGATGAGACCGGCCGGGAACTGGTGCATCGTATACCTGAAAAAGGCTCCGGTGAGATAAAGTTCGGCGCGCAATTGATAGCTCGCGAGAGCCAGGTGGCGGTCTTGTTCTACAAGGGAAAATCCTACGAGGCGTTCGGGCCGGGACGCCACACCCTCACGACGGCCAATATCCCCGTGCTGACAAAGATCCTGGCCATTCCCTGGGCCATGACAAGTCCGCTTAGGGCCGAGGTCTATTTTGTCAACATGAAGATATTCCCCAATCTCAGATGGGGAACACGGGACCCGGTGGCCTTCAAGGATTCGGAACTCGGCCTGGTACGGTTGCGGGCTCACGGCGTGTTCAACATCCAGGTAATACAGCCCATCCTGTTCATCAACAGCCTGGTGGGGACCATGGGCAAGTTCACCACGGAAGAGATCGAGGAGTATCTGAAGCAGGTCATCGTCTCGCGTCTCAATGATTACCTGGGTGAGCACCTGGACAGCCTCTTCAACCTGCCCGGACGCTATGATGAAATTTCAAAAGGCCTGCAGATCAGTCTTCAGGAAGACTTTAGTCACTTCGGCCTTGCCCTTGACCAGCTTTACATAAATTCAATCACCCCGCCGCCGGAAGTGCAGCACGCCATTGACGATAAGAGCCGCCTCAGCGTTATCATTGATCTGGACCGGTTGGTCAAGATGAAGGCAGCCATGGCCATGGAGAAGGCGGCGCAGGCGACCGGTGAAGCCGGCGCCGGCATGGGGATGGGAATGGGCTTTATGATGCCGGCCATGTTCTCTGACGCGTTCAGATCACAGGGGGTGACGAAACCTGCCGCGGAGACGCCGGAAGCACACTGTCCGGACTGCGGCCTGACGGTTCCCGGCAATGCCCGGTATTGCCCCCATTGCGGCCATCAGCAACTGGTCTTTGACCAGTGCGCCGCGTGCGGCAAGAACCTGCCGCCCAATGCCAGGTTCTGTCCCCGGTGCGGGCAGCCGGTGGACCGGAAACGCGAACCCCTGGTATGCCCCCACTGCAAGAGCGAAAACCTGCCCGACTCCATGTTCTGTAATCAGTGCGGGGAAAAGTTAGACTAA
- a CDS encoding uracil-DNA glycosylase: protein MEKLNEDVRACEGCRLFLTRTHPLYGEGNLNARLLLVALSPGSAEDLLGRMFIGPSGRVLDQLLNVAGVHRDSIYMTNLIKCMLPKNRRPKMEEIESCRHFLEEEIAIIHPGVIVPLGYYATRTILTKYHADPPSARKDYPGLYGTLIFSDGQKIFPVPHPATLLYNPAFEPGTAELYKQLSVLSRDCKWYLCCPMKFFYEEGRLERRWIELYCKGLWHRCIRYHMEERGEYHPDWMLPDGTLDQRLAGI, encoded by the coding sequence ATGGAAAAACTCAATGAGGACGTTCGCGCCTGCGAGGGCTGCCGTCTATTTCTCACCAGGACACACCCCCTGTATGGCGAAGGGAACCTGAACGCACGGTTGCTGCTTGTGGCCCTCTCTCCCGGCAGCGCGGAGGACCTGCTTGGCAGAATGTTCATCGGTCCCTCCGGTCGCGTGCTGGATCAGCTCCTGAACGTGGCGGGGGTTCATCGCGACAGCATTTACATGACCAACCTGATCAAGTGCATGTTACCAAAGAACCGGCGGCCAAAAATGGAAGAGATCGAATCCTGCCGTCACTTTCTTGAGGAAGAAATAGCGATCATTCATCCCGGGGTCATCGTACCCTTGGGCTACTACGCGACGAGGACTATCCTGACAAAATATCATGCCGATCCGCCGTCCGCGCGAAAGGATTATCCGGGCCTCTATGGAACGCTCATTTTTTCGGATGGACAGAAGATATTTCCCGTCCCCCACCCGGCGACCCTCCTCTACAACCCGGCCTTTGAACCCGGAACCGCTGAACTCTACAAACAGCTGTCCGTTCTTTCACGGGACTGTAAGTGGTATCTCTGCTGTCCCATGAAATTCTTTTACGAGGAGGGACGGTTGGAACGCCGCTGGATCGAGCTGTACTGCAAGGGACTCTGGCACCGGTGCATCCGTTACCACATGGAAGAGAGGGGTGAATATCATCCGGACTGGATGCTTCCCGATGGAACCCTGGATCAGCGATTAGCAGGCATATGA
- a CDS encoding FAD-dependent oxidoreductase: MKEADVAILGGLSGITAGISCRRHYPDKKIILIRKEGTVLVPCGIPYIYGTVGSPENNVIPDGLLENNGIELLKGEAVDVDRTNKIVTLKDGETVRYDKLVFATGSGPLIPPIPGIDKENVFPVKKEFDYLADLVDKMNNAKNVVIVGGGFIGMEFADECRKGRDVNLTVVEALPHCLQMAMDDEFCDEAKQKIEETGVTVLVNEKVKAIIGDGAVTGVQLESGRELDADIVILGIGAVPNTELAAKCGLELGFRNTIKVDRYMQTYTDPDIFACGDCAEKVSFFDGRPSGVMLASIATSEARIAGANLFSPTHQNCGTVSVFSTIINGRAFAVAGVTERWVKQTGTKYIKTEAQAPDTHPGGMPNSTSTTVKLIFTKDTSTLIGGAISGGKPVGEMVNVLSACIMHRMTANDIVKFQMGTHPALTSSPIMYPIVNAACKAVIPLREWKASQ; encoded by the coding sequence ATGAAAGAAGCTGATGTGGCGATTTTGGGAGGGCTGTCGGGAATTACTGCAGGTATCAGTTGTCGGAGGCATTATCCTGATAAAAAGATCATACTGATCAGAAAAGAGGGGACGGTTCTTGTTCCGTGCGGAATTCCATATATTTACGGGACGGTCGGGAGTCCGGAAAACAACGTCATACCCGATGGGCTTCTGGAGAACAACGGCATTGAACTGTTGAAAGGGGAAGCCGTTGATGTTGACCGGACGAATAAGATCGTTACCTTGAAAGACGGTGAGACCGTCAGGTACGATAAGCTCGTGTTCGCGACCGGCTCGGGACCGTTGATTCCCCCTATCCCGGGGATCGACAAGGAGAATGTGTTCCCGGTAAAGAAGGAATTCGATTATCTGGCGGATCTCGTGGACAAGATGAACAATGCGAAGAATGTTGTTATCGTCGGTGGTGGTTTTATAGGAATGGAATTTGCAGATGAGTGCCGAAAGGGCAGGGACGTCAATTTGACTGTTGTGGAAGCCTTGCCGCACTGTCTGCAGATGGCGATGGACGATGAGTTCTGCGATGAAGCAAAACAGAAGATCGAGGAAACGGGAGTAACCGTTCTGGTGAATGAAAAGGTCAAAGCCATAATCGGTGACGGTGCGGTTACGGGAGTGCAGCTGGAAAGCGGCAGGGAACTTGATGCTGATATCGTTATCCTCGGTATTGGTGCGGTTCCCAACACGGAACTCGCAGCGAAATGCGGCCTGGAGCTGGGATTCAGGAACACGATAAAGGTTGACCGGTACATGCAGACCTATACCGATCCCGATATTTTCGCGTGTGGTGACTGTGCGGAAAAGGTTTCGTTCTTTGACGGACGCCCGAGCGGTGTTATGCTTGCATCCATTGCCACTTCGGAGGCACGGATCGCCGGTGCCAATCTGTTCTCACCGACACACCAGAACTGCGGAACCGTCAGTGTCTTTTCCACCATTATCAATGGCAGGGCCTTCGCTGTCGCGGGTGTGACCGAACGGTGGGTAAAACAGACAGGCACCAAGTATATCAAAACGGAGGCCCAGGCTCCCGACACCCATCCCGGCGGCATGCCGAATTCCACTTCCACAACGGTAAAACTCATATTTACGAAAGACACCTCCACTTTGATAGGAGGCGCGATATCGGGTGGAAAACCGGTTGGGGAAATGGTCAACGTGCTCAGCGCCTGTATCATGCACAGGATGACGGCCAATGACATTGTGAAATTTCAGATGGGAACACATCCCGCGCTCACGTCATCTCCCATCATGTATCCGATTGTGAACGCGGCGTGCAAGGCAGTCATCCCCCTCCGGGAATGGAAGGCTTCTCAGTGA
- a CDS encoding Crp/Fnr family transcriptional regulator: MGIHSFLQTISLGNNLSEEQLDILVQSSRKKRYKSGQLIFCEKDESRCFFVVMSGTVKLYKSSPDGKEQTLYLLGPGELFGMCAAFSDSVFSANAMALEESTIIVFPGDVLDIMARKDPTILFNMISILSCRLKESMALIEALSLMETPQRVASFLLFSILKKDCRAGDDMEITISRREMSKIIGTAPETLSRVLKMMVSEKIISIQGRNIRILDCEELEGMARG, translated from the coding sequence ATGGGCATACATTCCTTTTTACAAACCATTTCTCTTGGCAACAATCTTTCCGAAGAACAACTGGACATCCTTGTACAATCATCACGGAAAAAGAGATATAAAAGCGGCCAGCTTATTTTTTGTGAAAAAGATGAGTCCCGGTGTTTTTTCGTCGTAATGAGCGGCACGGTCAAGCTGTACAAAAGCTCCCCGGACGGCAAGGAGCAGACCCTGTATCTGCTCGGGCCTGGAGAGCTTTTCGGTATGTGCGCCGCATTTTCGGACTCGGTCTTTTCAGCAAATGCCATGGCCCTCGAAGAAAGCACGATCATCGTATTTCCCGGTGACGTGCTCGACATTATGGCACGAAAAGATCCCACGATCCTGTTCAACATGATCTCCATCCTTTCCTGCAGGCTGAAGGAATCCATGGCACTGATTGAAGCGCTGTCCCTGATGGAGACCCCTCAGCGGGTTGCGTCGTTCCTGCTTTTTTCGATCCTGAAAAAGGATTGCCGTGCAGGGGATGACATGGAAATAACGATCAGCCGACGGGAGATGTCGAAAATAATCGGGACCGCTCCGGAAACCCTCTCACGGGTCCTGAAAATGATGGTCTCGGAAAAAATAATAAGCATCCAGGGCAGGAACATCCGCATCCTGGACTGCGAAGAACTCGAGGGAATGGCACGGGGATAA
- a CDS encoding transketolase, giving the protein MPLSEQEISVFRQQAKQLRLDILDVTFWAGGAHIGGALSIVEILVLLYYKYLSIDPKNPEKEDRDRFILSKGHSGVGLAALLARKGFFDFELLKDFNKFNSPFGMHLDKNKVPGLDASTGSLGHGLPIAVGLALGARLQGKQWKTYCLLGDGECNEGSIWEAAMAASHYKLTNLITIVDRNKYSVDGNTEDVMALEPFADKWRSFGFIVKEVNGHNWMEVSQAIEEALSETKAPVLILAHTIKGKGVDFMEDDVRWHYGGLDSDMLAKAKQYVANSVDE; this is encoded by the coding sequence ATGCCTCTCAGTGAACAGGAAATTTCGGTATTCCGGCAACAGGCGAAACAACTGCGGCTGGACATCCTGGATGTCACCTTCTGGGCGGGCGGCGCCCATATCGGTGGAGCGCTCAGCATCGTCGAGATCCTGGTCCTGCTGTATTACAAGTACCTTTCCATTGACCCGAAGAATCCCGAGAAAGAGGACCGGGACCGGTTCATCCTCAGCAAGGGCCACTCGGGTGTGGGTCTCGCGGCGCTGCTTGCCCGAAAGGGGTTCTTCGATTTCGAACTGCTGAAAGACTTCAATAAATTCAATTCGCCCTTCGGCATGCACCTGGACAAAAACAAGGTGCCGGGATTGGATGCATCGACCGGGTCATTGGGTCACGGACTGCCCATTGCCGTGGGGCTCGCGCTCGGTGCCCGGCTTCAGGGGAAACAGTGGAAAACCTATTGCCTGCTCGGTGACGGTGAATGCAACGAGGGTTCCATCTGGGAAGCGGCGATGGCCGCATCCCATTACAAACTGACGAACCTGATCACCATCGTGGACCGCAACAAGTACTCCGTGGACGGTAATACGGAAGATGTCATGGCCCTTGAACCCTTTGCGGACAAATGGCGGTCCTTCGGGTTTATCGTGAAAGAAGTAAACGGACACAACTGGATGGAGGTTTCCCAGGCCATCGAGGAAGCCCTGAGCGAGACGAAGGCACCGGTCCTGATACTGGCCCACACCATCAAGGGCAAGGGCGTGGACTTCATGGAGGATGATGTTCGATGGCATTACGGGGGGCTTGATTCCGACATGCTGGCAAAAGCAAAGCAATATGTGGCGAATTCAGTTGACGAATAA
- a CDS encoding transketolase family protein, which translates to MAEGLTWNVYDANTMTQADIYGEVLCRLGEKYDRIVGLSADLAKSTKIGKFAEKYPNRFFNAGVAEQNMFGMAAGLALSGLMPVVSTMAVFTTMRAGEQVRTDICYQNLDVKIIATHGGISFGQAGTTHQCTEDIAIMRSMANMTVIVPADGIECANAVIACIEHPGPVYIRIGRGFEPTCYEDDRYGFQIGKAVEINPGTDLTLICCGITVLQAREAARILEKTDGLSVRVINMHTLKPLDTETVVKAIDETRRIITFEDHNIYGGLGSAVSEAIAESGKACAFTRVGLPDCYSLVGYPEDLYNYYKLDADGIVEKVREVMGKDFEEDESWEDGF; encoded by the coding sequence ATGGCGGAAGGTCTGACCTGGAACGTATATGACGCCAATACGATGACACAGGCCGATATTTACGGCGAAGTGCTCTGCAGGCTCGGTGAAAAATACGACCGCATCGTCGGTCTCTCGGCCGACCTGGCCAAGTCCACGAAGATCGGAAAATTTGCCGAAAAATATCCTAACCGCTTCTTCAATGCGGGCGTGGCGGAGCAGAACATGTTCGGCATGGCGGCGGGGCTGGCCCTGTCGGGCCTTATGCCGGTCGTATCGACCATGGCTGTTTTCACTACCATGCGCGCCGGCGAGCAGGTCAGGACCGACATCTGCTATCAGAATCTTGATGTGAAGATCATCGCAACCCACGGCGGGATATCCTTCGGGCAGGCCGGCACGACCCACCAGTGTACCGAGGATATCGCCATCATGCGGTCAATGGCCAACATGACGGTCATCGTCCCCGCCGACGGCATTGAATGCGCCAACGCCGTTATCGCCTGCATCGAGCATCCCGGCCCGGTCTATATACGGATCGGTCGCGGGTTCGAACCTACCTGCTATGAAGACGACCGGTATGGCTTTCAGATCGGAAAGGCGGTGGAGATCAACCCGGGCACCGATCTTACGTTGATCTGCTGCGGGATCACCGTACTGCAGGCCCGTGAGGCGGCGCGTATCCTGGAGAAGACCGACGGCCTGAGTGTCAGGGTCATCAACATGCATACACTGAAGCCCCTTGATACCGAAACGGTTGTGAAGGCTATAGACGAAACGCGCAGGATCATTACCTTCGAGGACCACAATATTTACGGGGGATTGGGAAGCGCGGTGTCCGAGGCGATCGCCGAAAGCGGCAAGGCGTGCGCCTTCACCAGGGTCGGCTTGCCTGACTGCTATTCCCTCGTCGGATATCCCGAAGACCTCTATAACTATTACAAGCTTGATGCGGATGGTATCGTCGAGAAGGTCAGAGAGGTCATGGGGAAAGACTTCGAAGAGGACGAAAGCTGGGAGGACGGCTTCTGA